The following are encoded in a window of Longimicrobium sp. genomic DNA:
- a CDS encoding response regulator, with translation MPPVTILIVDDDPDHQTVCGVLLQHAGYRVLQARDGVEGVRMARDSRPDVVLMDMRMPRMDGIAARRELAALPETSGIPVVALTADVLKWPEARVLEEGFSALLPKPCNLHRILTVVRRLAPAPSSQGELVAAG, from the coding sequence ATGCCGCCCGTTACCATCCTCATCGTCGACGACGACCCCGACCACCAGACCGTCTGCGGCGTGCTGCTTCAGCACGCGGGCTACCGTGTGCTCCAGGCCCGTGACGGCGTCGAGGGTGTGCGGATGGCGCGCGACTCCCGCCCCGACGTGGTGCTGATGGACATGCGGATGCCGCGCATGGACGGCATCGCCGCGCGCCGGGAGCTGGCGGCGCTTCCGGAAACGTCCGGCATCCCCGTGGTCGCCCTTACCGCCGACGTCCTGAAGTGGCCCGAGGCGCGCGTCCTGGAAGAAGGCTTCAGCGCGCTGCTTCCCAAGCCATGCAACCTGCACCGCATCCTTACCGTGGTGCGCCGGTTGGCACCCGCCCCTTCGTCCCAGGGCGAACTGGTGGCCGCCGGCTGA
- a CDS encoding DUF5985 family protein, translated as MSQLISGALVMGYFVAGLYFLRFWRDTRDRLFGIFAAAFWLLAAQRAALALAADPNGEQVLLYSVRLLAFVLILAAIIDKNRGGD; from the coding sequence TTGAGCCAGCTCATCTCGGGCGCGCTGGTGATGGGGTACTTCGTCGCCGGCCTGTACTTCCTGCGGTTCTGGCGCGACACCCGCGACCGCCTGTTCGGAATCTTTGCCGCGGCGTTCTGGCTGCTCGCCGCGCAGCGGGCCGCGCTGGCACTCGCCGCCGATCCCAACGGCGAGCAGGTGCTGCTGTACTCCGTGCGCCTGCTGGCGTTCGTGCTGATCCTGGCCGCGATCATCGACAAGAACCGGGGCGGCGACTGA
- the tsaD gene encoding tRNA (adenosine(37)-N6)-threonylcarbamoyltransferase complex transferase subunit TsaD yields MSGDPLVLAIETSCDETSAAVLWGERELLGHVIFTQDIHTLYGGVVPELASRAHLRTVDDVVAGALREAGVGLEDVDVVGVTAGPGLIGALLVGVAWGKAAAWAAGKPVVGVHHMEGHLFATHLEHPGAEPPFVALLVSGGHTMLLWVPAWGEYKLLGGTRDDAAGEAFDKAAKILGLPYPGGPSIQRAAAEGDPTRHPLPRPLLNRGERLGDREYYDMSFSGLKNALRLLVRGLEGEGRLADEVPHVAASFQAAVVDVLVAKTMRGVREMRCPRVVLGGGVANSRALREALAQRLGEKGQLYAPSPRLSTDNAAMIARAALFRWQRGEVGGLELNARADLPFPGLTK; encoded by the coding sequence GTGAGCGGCGATCCGCTGGTGCTGGCGATCGAGACCAGCTGCGATGAGACCTCCGCCGCCGTACTGTGGGGGGAGCGCGAACTGCTGGGCCACGTGATCTTCACGCAGGACATCCACACGCTGTACGGGGGCGTGGTCCCGGAGCTCGCCTCGCGCGCCCACCTGCGCACCGTGGACGACGTGGTCGCGGGCGCGCTGCGCGAGGCTGGCGTAGGGCTGGAGGACGTGGATGTCGTGGGTGTCACCGCGGGGCCCGGGCTGATCGGCGCGCTGCTGGTGGGCGTGGCTTGGGGGAAGGCGGCGGCGTGGGCCGCGGGCAAGCCGGTGGTGGGCGTGCACCACATGGAGGGGCACCTGTTCGCCACGCACCTGGAGCACCCGGGCGCCGAGCCGCCGTTCGTGGCCCTCCTGGTCTCCGGCGGCCACACCATGCTGCTCTGGGTGCCCGCCTGGGGCGAGTACAAGCTGCTCGGCGGCACGCGCGACGATGCGGCGGGCGAGGCCTTCGACAAGGCGGCGAAGATCCTGGGGCTGCCGTACCCCGGCGGCCCCTCCATCCAGCGTGCCGCTGCCGAGGGAGACCCCACCCGCCACCCGCTGCCGCGTCCGCTGCTCAACCGCGGCGAGCGCCTGGGCGACCGCGAGTACTACGACATGTCGTTCAGCGGGTTGAAGAACGCGCTGCGGCTGCTGGTGCGCGGACTGGAAGGGGAGGGAAGGCTTGCGGACGAGGTGCCGCACGTGGCCGCCTCGTTCCAGGCGGCGGTGGTGGACGTGCTGGTCGCCAAGACCATGCGCGGCGTGCGCGAGATGCGTTGCCCGCGCGTGGTGCTGGGCGGGGGCGTGGCCAACAGCCGGGCGCTTCGCGAGGCACTGGCGCAGCGGCTGGGCGAGAAGGGCCAGCTGTACGCGCCCTCGCCGCGGCTTTCCACCGACAACGCGGCCATGATTGCCCGCGCCGCGCTCTTCCGCTGGCAGCGTGGCGAGGTGGGCGGGCTGGAGCTGAACGCCCGCGCGGACCTGCCGTTTCCCGGGCTGACGAAGTAA
- a CDS encoding DUF5985 family protein, protein MATLVYALCALTSLACAVLLLRGYARNRVRLLLWSGLCFTGLALNNIILLVDMRVVPDIDLSVWRTLPALAGIVILLYGLVWETR, encoded by the coding sequence ATGGCGACACTCGTATACGCCCTCTGCGCGCTCACCAGCCTTGCCTGTGCCGTCCTGCTGCTGCGCGGCTACGCCCGCAACCGGGTGCGGCTGCTGCTGTGGTCGGGGCTGTGCTTCACGGGGCTTGCCTTGAACAACATCATCCTGCTCGTCGACATGCGGGTGGTGCCCGACATCGACCTTTCCGTCTGGCGCACGCTTCCGGCGCTGGCGGGAATCGTCATCCTACTTTACGGCCTGGTATGGGAGACGCGTTGA
- a CDS encoding metallophosphoesterase family protein yields the protein MISLLHVSDLHFGPPHYPEVARALHAFAHRLQADCIVASGDFTQRATEEQFAEARAFLNTLPSVPLIVTPGNHDVPLMRIAERVLDPYRYYRKHILPELDTVTDIPGARIVAINSTAPLKATVNGRIHQWQIDFAREAFQGIADETYRIVVAHHNFAPPPDWEGADAMPQARRALDAFTAMRVDLILGGHLHRAYLGNSLDVYAGADREHGIVIAQSGTTTSRRGRAREREKNSLNVLKLDDKHIRITHYMYFDDAGDFLPTSRHLFYRRGRPPLDDEGEVTKALWMDDRKEVRDAAV from the coding sequence TTGATCTCGCTTCTTCACGTCTCGGACCTTCACTTCGGCCCGCCGCACTACCCCGAGGTAGCGCGGGCGCTGCATGCATTCGCGCACCGGCTGCAGGCCGATTGCATCGTAGCGTCGGGCGATTTCACCCAGCGCGCCACCGAAGAGCAGTTCGCCGAGGCGCGCGCGTTCCTGAACACGCTGCCCAGCGTTCCCCTGATCGTCACGCCGGGGAACCACGACGTGCCGCTGATGCGGATCGCCGAGCGGGTGCTGGACCCGTATCGCTACTACCGCAAGCACATCCTGCCGGAGCTGGACACCGTTACCGACATCCCGGGCGCGCGCATCGTCGCCATCAACTCCACCGCGCCGCTCAAGGCCACGGTCAACGGCCGCATCCACCAGTGGCAGATCGACTTTGCGCGCGAGGCGTTCCAGGGAATCGCCGACGAGACGTACCGCATCGTGGTGGCCCATCACAACTTCGCGCCGCCGCCAGACTGGGAGGGCGCCGATGCCATGCCCCAGGCCAGGCGCGCGCTCGACGCGTTCACGGCCATGCGCGTTGACCTGATCCTGGGCGGCCACCTGCACCGCGCCTACCTCGGCAACTCGCTCGACGTGTACGCCGGGGCGGACCGCGAGCACGGCATCGTCATCGCGCAGAGCGGCACCACCACCTCGCGGCGCGGGCGTGCGCGCGAGCGGGAAAAGAACTCGCTGAACGTGCTGAAGCTGGATGACAAGCACATCCGCATCACGCACTACATGTACTTCGACGATGCGGGCGACTTTCTGCCCACCAGCCGCCACCTGTTCTACCGCCGCGGCCGGCCGCCGCTGGACGACGAGGGCGAGGTGACGAAGGCGCTGTGGATGGACGACCGCAAGGAGGTGCGCGATGCCGCGGTATGA